TTCTTCTTCTTCTTCCTCTCTCTCTCTCTCTCACAGATCAATCATCTTCTCCTCTCCGATCCATATGCTCCCGACGATGCCAAGATGCCACTTTCTCCGCCATCTCTTCCTCTTACTATTGCTGGTACTGTCACCATGGACATCTTCTTGCGCCGCTGAATCGTCCAATCTCATCTCCGTATACGGACGAGCCGCTAGCAGATCGCTCTTGTCTTCGTGAGTTTCTCTTACGAACCTTTTTGATGTTTTGCTTTCTGTTATTGGTTGTGATGTGTCTTTTGTCTTTTGTCTTTTGTAATCAGTGAAGAACCAAACACGGAGCTTGTCGTTGATCTCTCCGGGAAAGTGTCCTTAATCATGCACCCATCGAACAAACCAATCTGGTCCTTTTCATCAGGATCGCCCATTCATTCCTCCTATCAGGCTCCTCTTAGTGTTGTTAACAACACAGAGAACGCTACTGAGATAAGCAAAGCCTTCGTTGTTGAGTATATAGACAACTCTGAGGTCACCACGGTTGATGATGGCTATACTAGAAAGGTATGAAACAGTTTCATGCATCTATCTTTACATGGCCGGTCCTCGGTAATGCCAGATGAAACACTAGCCCCCAAAATTTTAGGAAAAAATTATATATATATAGGCCCCAAATTTGTAAAAAAATACTACCTCCTTTCAATAAAGAACTTCAGTCAGACACTTTATTAAGAAAATGATTGACATGTATTTATGTTTTCATTTGAGATAAACAAATGTATTTATAAGATCAATTCATTTTGTAATTAATATTGAGCTGAAATTGATTATAAATTGCATTGGAATAGGAGAATGACATTTTTTATGTAACAAAAAAAAAAATGCTAAAGTGAAATCTTTACTAAATCGTCTATGGCCCCCAAAATACTCGGTTGAACTTCTATCTCACACATTTGTTTATCAAGTGCAGACCATGGAGGACTTGCTCATGGAGATGCCGCGCGTGACTGATGATGGTCTAACTCTTGGATCCAAAACATCTACTACTTATTTAGTTGATGCCTTATCAGGGAGGCTACTCCATGTTTATAAAACCACACAGTCTTCAGGAGATAATAAGAACACTAACGTTATGGTGAAGCCCACTACCGCTGATAATTTGGTCAACCTACAGCTTCTCATCACGCGAACTGACTCCAAGCTAGAGCATTTCGATAAAACCTCGCAGAAGCCTGTGTGGAACGTGACGGTTTCTCATTTCCGAGCTGATTTGCGCTGTGATTTGGCTTTCAATAGAGACAAGAACCTCGGTCCTGAGATTCTCACTGGAATCTATATGCCGTTGCGGTGTGGTGGTAATCACACTGACATCCGTGCGCTCGTCAGATCAGGGGTTTTCATCAGGGTGCCTCAGGGTCAGCGAGTGGGAACTGAAAGTGGCTATGATGCGAAAATGCTGCCCTCTGCAGCAACCAGAGAGTCAAGGAAGTTATGGGAACATGATGTGTTTGCCAAAGGTTTCAGATGGTCGCCGGTGAAGTTATTGGTCCCTTTGTTTGTTGTCTGTGCTGTTGTCATCTCTGTTTTCGTAAAAAGATCTTGGTCGAGCGGCGGTGACTTGAATTCAAAGTCTGGACCGTCCAAGAAGAAGAAGAACCGTAAATCAAGGCAGTCAGACTTCGAGCTGATTGAAGGAGGTCAGATGTTGCTAGGCTTCACTAACACTCTAAACGGTGCAGCTGATGGGAGAAAGATTGGTAAGCTGTTTGTATCGAATAAAGAAATCGCAAAGGGAAGTAACGGGACCGTGGTGTTTGAGGGTGTTTACGAAGGCCGGCCAGTAGCTGTGAAACGGCTTGTTAGATCCCATCACGAGGTTGCTTTCAAGGAGATTCAGAACCTCATTGCGTCTGATCAACACTCGAATATCATTAGGTGGTACGGCGTGGAGTATGACAGGGATTTTGTTTACCTCTCTCTGGAGCGTTGCACATGCAGTTTAGATGATTTGATCAAAACCTATTTAAATGTCTCTGTGACTAAAGTAATGGGAAACAGCGGATCTACAGAAGCTGCGAATGAGATCAAACTGGCTTCCTTGGAGGGAGTTGCGGAGGGTAACAATTTGTGGAAAGTGGGAGGCCACCCGTCACCGCTCATGCTCAAACTAATGAGGTTAGATCTTGGCTTCAGGGTCTATGCATATATCATAATATTCTTGGATTAAGAAATGGTAGCAACCTTAGTTAGATGGTCTTGATAAGTGTAGGCTATGTAGTAGATTAATTAAAAAAACTTGTTTGCTGGTTTTCTTGTACTGTTGTGATGCAGAGATATAGTTTTTGGGCTTGCTCACTTGCATGAATTGGGAATAGTTCATCGGGACTTGAAACCACAAAATGTATTGATAAGTAAAGGGATGAATTTGAGTGCAAAGCTTTCTGATATGGGCATTAGCAAGCGTCTAACTGGGGATATGTCATCCTTGGGTCATTTTGCCACAGGTTTGTTCTTGTCTTTGTTTGATCATAGTTAATACATAATGGCCTAGGTTGTTCAGGAAAATGCTTGCTAGTGTCTAAACGTGGTAGATGATTGATTGCTGAATATGTTATTAAAAGTTGTTATGCTTATAAAATTGCAGGGTGTGGTAGTTCTGGTTGGCAAGCACCGGAGCAGCTTCTTCAAGGCCGCCAAACACGAGCTGTGGACATGTTTAGTTTAGGATGCATCCTCTTTTACTCTATAACTGGTTGTAAGCATCCATTTGGAGATGATCTTGAACGTGATGTCAACATCGTGAAGAACAAAGTTGACTTGTTTCTAGTAGAACATGTTCCCGAAGCTTCAGACCTGATCTCTCGTTTATTAAATCCAAACCCTGATTTGCGGTAATGGCCATTTTCTTATCTAACGACTCAAAATTCACTCAACAAAACCCCCCAAAATTTTTAATGTGGTGCTTGATGTTTGCAGACCAAGTGCTAAAGAAGTATTGCTCCATCCAATGTTCTGGAACTCAGAGATGAGACTCTCTTTTCTCCGGGATGCTAGTGACCGAGTAGAGCTCGAAAACAGAGAGGCTGATTCCGAGATCTTGAGAGCAATGGAGAGTACAGCTCCAGTGGCTATAGGAGGGAAGTGGGATGAAAAGCTAGAACCTATCTTCATTACTAACATCGGACGGTACAGGCGTTACAAGTATGACAGTATCCGTGACTTGTTACGTGTCATTAGAAACAAATTGAATCATCACCGAGAACTTCCTTCAGAGATCCAGGTTTGTCTTTCTCAAGTAAAACCCTCAAAAGACTGTTACATAGATGAGCATAAACTGGTTGTTTTTTAATGTCTTAGGAACTTGTTGGAACGGTTCCAGAAGGATTCGACCAGTACTTCTCTGTTCGGTTTCCGAAATTGCTGATTGAAGTCTATAGAGTCATCTCTGTGCATTGCAAGGAAGAAGAAGTATTCAGAAAGTACTTCAAATGCAACAACATGTAATATAAACCAATCCGCTCTCCAGCCCCTGTTTGTAATCCATGTTTGTTGTTGCTACATATTACATAAATTAACTGCTATCTATCTAAATCGATTGCTATGTGCGTTACTAATCTATGTAAACATAATATATCTCATGTAAGGCTTGTGTTTCAAATGACATTCTGCAACAAAAAATAAGATTTGTATATTTTAATGTTTGTTTTCGTAGAATCTGGCAAAGAGAGTACTTGCGAATTGTTATTTTAATATGCAGGATCAGTACAAAAGAGAGATGATGGATAGTGGGATCCAAGCTGATGATTTTAATGGAAGGGCTTTGCAGAAGGTGGTTCAGTCAATGGTGCTTCTGGAGAAATGCTTCAGTTTGGGTCTTGTTCTCGATGATGTGACGGTAACTAAGGTGAATGGAAGTTCTATGCAGTGTGTCTGAGGCACTCGAGGTTTTAGAGAAAGTGGGAATGCAAAGGAAGTAAAGTCGATGTTGTAGCTTGTAACACCTTGGTAAAAAGGTACTGTGCGCTAGGGAAAGTAAGGGTTGCTCAACGTGACAGTGTGAAAGCTGGAATGGTGGATTCAGCTCTTGACGCTTTTCACAGATCCGTACAATAGTGTTTACCTAGGGCTTTACCAAGGAACATCGTTGGGAGGAAGCTCTTGAATTCATGCTAAAGATGGAGAAGCTGTTGTCAAGAGATGTTGACAGAAGCTTCAAGTTGATAAATTTATGTGAGAGAGGCAGTGTGGAAAACGCAAAGATGGCATACGATCAAATGATCGGAGAATGTTGATTGCTTGATTCATAGATACATCCAAGAAGGCTACTGGAAGAAACACTTGATGCTTTAAAACGACATGGGGACCAGAGGCTATTAGCTTCGATCATCAACAGTCAATGCTGTCATTCTCGGGTTCTGTAAGCAATATGAGTCATGAATAGCATCAAGTTTGTGGAAGACATAGCTGAAAGAGGATGCGTACCTGATGGAGAAAGCTACACAATCTGTTGCTTGAAAAATTGTGCGTCAAGGCTGATTTTCAGATGGCTGGGTTGCTTTTCTCACGGATGGTGGAGAAGAGATTATCCATGATTCTTCTATGTGGATTTCACTGATGTATTGTCTCAACCAAAAAATCGCGTTCCACATAGAAACCTTATTGCAGGAGATAATCAAAACTTAAAGCTGGAGGCAGTGACAACCTTGTTTGAGGTCATGGTAGTGCATCTGCAACAAATACAAAGAAGTCTAAACAAAGATGGTTGGGTTGTTCTGAAAATCTGCTTAAAGCAAAGAGCTTATGGAGAAAAGGAGAGACCTAAACGAGAGCCAAAACATTACAACAACATGAGAAAATGGCAAAATGGAGAAATGGACAGCGTTTAAAATGGGACAATGTAACTCGGATCAAGCGGTGGAATTCAGACAGGGAAAGAGAGAAGAGAAATGTCGTGTTCAGATGAAGAACATGAGGGCTTCGATGCTTACCGTAAAGGTGGATATCACGCCGTTAGAATCGGAGACTAGTTTTCAGGTGGACGATACATCGCTCAGAGAAAACTCGTTTGGGGCCAATTCTCCACCGTTTGGCTTGCCTACGAGACTCACACTTCTGTAAGCTTCTGTTACAGAGGAAGAGCTTCGTCCTCAAATCCTCTATCAGTATCAGAGGAAGGGTCGTAAGCTGCAGTAAAGGCTCACTAAGGAATAGTAGAGCCCAAATAAAGAGACTACTTGGAGAACAAGCAAGTCGAGAGTAGAGAGTCGACGTGTCAATAAAACAAAGGGGACTGGCGCACATGGGATGTTGGATCAGGAACCTTTGTGTGACGAAAGGAATATCTCCTTATAAGTCACGAAAGTGTGTGCGTAGAGGGCATCAAAGGATTGATCATCATGTCATGTTCATGAGTGAGAGAGAGTGTTCATGATTTAGAGAGAAAGAATCCTTGTAACCGTTATCTTTTATTTTCAATACAAATTTCTTTTTCCATATCCTTCTTGCTTTACAAATTGGAAGGCTAAACCGTAACAAAGTGGTATCAGAGCCATTTCGAAATCGGGAATCATGCCACCAAAGAAAGCAGATCTGGAACAAACCTTGGAGCAACTGCAGTACGACTTGGGAAAACTGACGACGTTGGTGACCGAACAAGGGCGTGAACATCGTCAGGAAACGGAGCGGGTTACGGTGATGGAACAGTCCTTGGTTACGATTCAAAAGCAGATGAGTCTTCTGGAACGTTTGGAGAAACGTTTCCAAGACGAAGATGAGGCAAAAAGAAAGGCATGGGAGGTAGACAAAGGGAAGAAACAAGAGACAGCTGAGGTCTCTGCACCTGCGGAGGTGTTGAAGATCGGAGGAACGGGTGGACCAGGAGGGTCTAAAGGTCCAAACGACGGGGGAAGCCCGTCGGTCCTTGGATCTGACGGATCTAACCGACCGTCAATGTTGGGGCCACGATCGGATAGAACGGAGGGAAACCATCTACTGTGGAACCAGGCTCTGTCGCAAAAACTGGAGATCCCACTCTTTGATGGAGAAGATGTGGACAGCTGGGTGTTAAGAGTAGAGCAGTACTTTGAGCTCGACGATTTCAATGAGGATGAAAAACTGCGAGCGGTGAGGATGTGCTTCACCGGAGACGCACTGCTATGGTACCGGTGGGAGCGCGACAGAAACGCGTTCGTCGATTGGGACCAGTTGAAGTTTCGGGTACTGGAGCAATACTCAGGTACTAGAGACGTATCAGCTGGAGAAAAACTGTTGAGGTTACAACAGGAGGGTACAGTGAAAGAGTATTGTCGGGATTTTATCGCGTTAGCAACTAACGCCGTCGGAATCGCAGACAACGTGCTAGAGATGGCGTTTATGAACGGGTTAAAACCTAAGATACGCGCAGGAGTGAGATTGGCGCTGTTGTACGAGACGAAAACTCTGAGGAAGATGATGGACACGGCGAAGTTGGTGGAGGAGTGGGAAACGGGAGAAACTCCGGAGACGAGTCCGACGAAGGGAGAAACCTCTCCAAAACCTAACTTCAGTAAGGGGGCTAGCCCAAACTCTACGATGGGCCGACAGACCAGTACAAAGCCCAATAACTCAAAATCTAATCCATCGCAAGCCCAACAGACGACGATGGCTAAATCACCATCGAATCGACCCCAAGGCAATCATAACCGCCTGAAACCTCCTTACCGTAAACTGACACCGGCGGAGGTGGAGAAATGGAAAGCAGAGGGTCTCTGTTACAAATGCGATGAGAAGTATATCTATCCTCACGTTTGCTCTCAGAAGGAGTTGACAGTGTTGGTGATTCAAGAGGAGGGAGGAATGGAGGATCTGACAGAGGAAGCACAAGAGGGTCAGGACGACGGAGAAGCCGAGGTGGCGGAGTTGTCAGCCAACTCGGTGGTTGGAATGCCTTCGCCGCGAACGCTCAAACTCCGCGGTCGAATCAGGGAGGAGGAGGTGGTAGTCCTCGTCGACAGCGGGGCTTCGCATAATTTTATCTCGGAGGCATTGATGAGAAAACTGAAGTTGGAGGCGAAGGACACCGTCAGCTACGGAGTACTAGTGGCGGGAGGTGTGCGAATGAAAGGCAAAGGAGTTGTGGAAGGAGTAACACTACAGTTACCAGGGTGTGTGGTAGAGACGAGTTACCTACCATTGGAGTTGGGGATCGCTGATGTAATTTTGGGGGTTCAGTGGTTAGACACGCTAGGAGAGACGAGATTCAATTGGAAGTCACAGTGGATGAAGTTCCTACTCGAAGACACTACTGTAACGCTACACGGAGACCTTAGTCTTCATACCGCAGAAGTATCACTGAAGACTTTATGGAAGACGTTGGATAAAGAGGGGGAAGGTATGTTAGTAGAGTATGCGGGGTTACCAACTGAAGTAATAAAAGGAGTTGAAAGCTACCCGGAGGTGTGGGAAAGCGTACTCAATGATTATAGCGAAGTCTTTGCAGAGCCTAAGGGGTTACCTCCAGCTCGAGGCAAGACACACGCGATCACGCTGAAAGAGGGGGCTAGTCCGGTAAGTGTGAGACCTTTCCGATATCCGCAGGCTCAGAAGTCCGAGATTGAGAGACAGATTGGAGTAATGATGGCTGCGGGAATTATTAGGGAGAGCGGAAGCCCTTTTTCCAGTCCGGTACTCCTCGTGAAGAAGAAAGATGGCAGCTGGAGGTTCTGCGTCGATTATCGTGCACTGAATCAGGTCACAGTGGCAGATAAGTACCCCATACCAGTCATTGATCAACTCTTGGATGAACTCCATGGCGCCACAGTGTTCTCCAAGCTAGACCTAAGGTCAGGATACCACCAGATTCTGGTGCGTGCAGAGGATATCCCAAAGACGGCATTTCGAACCCACGATGGACACTATGAGTTCATGGTGATGCCCTTTGGATTGTCCAACGCCCCAGCCACGTTCCAGTCACTGATGAACGACGTATTCCGTCCCTATCTTAGGAAGTTTGTCCTCGTGTTTTTTGATGATATCTTGGTGTACAGTCGAACGGTGGAGGAACATAGAGAGCATTTGCGAATAGTCCTGGAACTTCTGAAGGTGAATCAGCTCTATGCAAATCAAAAGAAATGCCACTTTGGATGTTCGAGAGTGGAGTACTTGGGCCACATTATTTCCGCAGAAGGAGTAGCTGCAGACGAAGAGAAGTTGAGAGCTATGGCCGAGTGGCCAGTGCCAAAGAATGTGAAGGAGCTCAGAGGGTTTCTTGGCTTAACAGGGTACTATCGTAAGTATGTAAAAGACTATGGAGAGATAGCAAGACCCTTGACAGCCCAAACGAAGAAAGAGCAGTTCAAATGGAACGAGGAAGCGAGCCAAGCCTTTGTCCAACTCAAAGAAAAAATGCTGACAGTTCCAGTTCTGAAGATGCCCGACTTCGATGCTCCGTTTGTGGTCGAGTCTGATGCGTCTGGCACGGGTCTAGGGGCAGTACTGATGCAGAATCAGCGGCCAGTGGCCTACTTCAGCCAAGCTCTTACCGACAGACAGAGACTGAAGTCGGTTTACGAGCGAGAACTCATGGCCATCGTCCTGGCGGTGCAGAAGTGGAGACACTACCTGATTGGTAGGAAGTTCATCGTTAGAACAGATCAGAAGAGTTTAAGGTTCTTATTGGAACAAAGGGAGATTAATCTGGACTACCAGCGCTGGCTCACCAAGCTTCTCGGCTTTGACTTCGAAATCCAATACAAACCAGGATTGGAAAACAAAGCCGCAGACGCTTTATCGAGGAAGAATATGGCAGCGGAGTTGTTTGCACTATCTGTACCCATAGCTATACAGTTAGAGACTATCAGTGAGGAAGTTGATAAAGATGAGGGGTTACAGAAGCTAGTAAGAGAACTGCAAAGCGACCCGTCATCACATCTTGACTTCACATGGGTACAAGGCCGTTTGTTGCGCAAAGGAAAGATGGTGGTTCCGAAAGGATCGGCCTTGATTGGGGCGATAATGAGAGAGTTCCACGACAGTAAGACAGGGGGTCATGGAGGAGTTTTGAAGACACAAAAGAGAATATCAGAAGCTTTCTTTTGGGAGGGAATGCTGACTGACATACGTCGTTATGTGGCAGCGTGTCAGGTCTGTCAGCGTCATAAGTACTCCACACTCTCTCCCAGTGGGCTGCTCCAACCGTTGCCCATACCTGTAAAAGTCTGGGAGGACATTTCACTCGATTTTGTGGAAGGATTGCCACGATCAGGGGGTTACAATGCAGTCTTGGTGGTGGTCGACCGTTTGACGAAGTATGCTCACTTCATAGGCCTCACGCATCCCTTCAACGCAGTGGACGTAGCAGTAGTATTCACTCAGGAGGTTGTACGCCTGCACGGGTTCCCACGCTCTATGGTTTCGGATCGAGATAAAATCTTCATCAGTGCGTTCTGGAAGGAATTGTTCAGACTTTCAGGTACTACGCTCAACCTCAGTACTTCTCTCCGCTCTTATACCATCTCGGTTTACTTTGCCAACAAGATCTTAAATGCAGTATTCCAATTCATAAATATGTTTCTTTTTTTCTCCTTATGATTCCCTGTAACCCATTAGTGTGATCTGTTTTGGTGCAAGATCTTGGCTTCTTATGAATTCATCTTTCAGAAAAAAAACATAGTTTTAAGTCTGTGGATCATGGTTCTGGATTTTGTCACCCTACTCTCTAGTTTAACAACCATTGCAGTTTGTTTAAGGAAGAAACTATTGCTGCGTGTTGTGCACGTAAATGCGTATTAAATGCCACTTTATGAGTGTTTCATCAGCTATAGGCTCAATCTCATGTTTTTTTTTTTCTCTCTTCTGACGTCAAACCAGAGAATAGGAGTTCTTTACCGTCTCTAAAACAGGAAAACACTTTTTATTCTCTTACATTCTGATGTTTTGCTTAGAGTGGAGGAATGTATGTTCATGTTTATAGATTAGAAGCCCTAGTTTTAATAAAATTGGAACTGAAACTAAACTCCTTCAAGGGTTTGTAACAGCTAATAAAGATGGACAGATGGCAGTAGAAGAGTGGTGGGAGAAGGCTGTTGAAGTCGTTACGAAACGCGGATAAGAGAGGACACGTAGCATTAGCTCGTTTGACGATCATCAAGAAAGTTTGTTACGGGTTGTTACGTAGAACAGATTATAAGAACAGAGTGTTGTGCTCATTAACATTCATTCAGATTCATTGTAAACTTTTCTCTCAAATCTAATAAAACTCTTTGGTGTTCTTGAGTTTACTGCATTTGAAGATCGTTCTCTTTCGAGATCTTCCACTGGTAAACTTTGATTCCACGTTTTACGAACGTTGAATCGATCATAGGGCTTAAACTCACGTTTAACCTCTATCAGTGGTATCAGAGCCCTCTATCCTCGGAATCAATGGCGGAAACAAGAGCTCAGGCGTTACAGAAAGGCGCAGCGTCGAAGGAGATCGACGGAATGATTGCGAATCGTTTCGACGCAATCGAGAAGGAGATGACGTTGCAACGCGAAAGAGAAGAACGACGAGATGCGGATCTACGTCAAGTTCTAGCAACGTTAGCGAAGATGGCGAGTAATCAAGCGATGAACGTGTCGACGAGGGGAACTGCAGATCAAAATGAGTTTCCATCGATGAACGCGGATCTGAGAGATCAGATTCGATTGCCGCCAAATCAACGATCACAATACGGAGGTGTGACTCGTTTAACGAAGATCGACTTTCCTCGTTTCAATGGTGAGAAGTACAAGGAATGGTTAGGAAAAGCAGAACAATTCTTTACGATTGATAATACTCCAGAAGAGAAGAAAGTAGGCATTGCGTCGATGCATTTTGTTGATGAAGAGTCAACTTGGCATCTAGCTTTGATGCAAGAAGATGAAGATGCGTTGGTATTGAGTAGTTGGAGGGAGTATAAGAGTAGACTCAAAGAACGTTTTGAGGAGATTATGGAT
The DNA window shown above is from Brassica oleracea var. oleracea cultivar TO1000 chromosome C3, BOL, whole genome shotgun sequence and carries:
- the LOC106335322 gene encoding serine/threonine-protein kinase/endoribonuclease IRE1a, with translation MLPTMPRCHFLRHLFLLLLLVLSPWTSSCAAESSNLISVYGRAASRSLLSSEEPNTELVVDLSGKVSLIMHPSNKPIWSFSSGSPIHSSYQAPLSVVNNTENATEISKAFVVEYIDNSEVTTVDDGYTRKTMEDLLMEMPRVTDDGLTLGSKTSTTYLVDALSGRLLHVYKTTQSSGDNKNTNVMVKPTTADNLVNLQLLITRTDSKLEHFDKTSQKPVWNVTVSHFRADLRCDLAFNRDKNLGPEILTGIYMPLRCGGNHTDIRALVRSGVFIRVPQGQRVGTESGYDAKMLPSAATRESRKLWEHDVFAKGFRWSPVKLLVPLFVVCAVVISVFVKRSWSSGGDLNSKSGPSKKKKNRKSRQSDFELIEGGQMLLGFTNTLNGAADGRKIGKLFVSNKEIAKGSNGTVVFEGVYEGRPVAVKRLVRSHHEVAFKEIQNLIASDQHSNIIRWYGVEYDRDFVYLSLERCTCSLDDLIKTYLNVSVTKVMGNSGSTEAANEIKLASLEGVAEGNNLWKVGGHPSPLMLKLMRDIVFGLAHLHELGIVHRDLKPQNVLISKGMNLSAKLSDMGISKRLTGDMSSLGHFATGCGSSGWQAPEQLLQGRQTRAVDMFSLGCILFYSITGCKHPFGDDLERDVNIVKNKVDLFLVEHVPEASDLISRLLNPNPDLRPSAKEVLLHPMFWNSEMRLSFLRDASDRVELENREADSEILRAMESTAPVAIGGKWDEKLEPIFITNIGRYRRYKYDSIRDLLRVIRNKLNHHRELPSEIQELVGTVPEGFDQYFSVRFPKLLIEVYRVISVHCKEEEVFRKYFKCNNM